A region from the Arthrobacter gengyunqii genome encodes:
- a CDS encoding sensor histidine kinase yields MAIFTDPIKDHADFGPGDAEWLHLLVGDWQLVADLAFSDLALWFPVPDGSYVALAHARPSTSHTVFHSDFVGERIRADLQPLVDKAWTSQVIERSPETNWTAETAMRVEAIPFVRNGRTLAVVTSHMDLSSSRMPSRLELTYRQCAYDLLRMGTLGLWPDFATPTGSRRGAPRVGDGLIRMDADGIVQYASPNGVSAFRRLGEMESLEGRALAEITTALLKDRRMVDETLPLVVTGRMPWRTEIESRGVSLSLRAIPLRDEKERFGALVLCRDVSELRRREMELVSKDATIREIHHRVKNNLQTVAALLRMQSRRMESEEGKQGLAQAMRRVATIALVHETLSQGLTQNVNFDELIDRQFRLAAEVASPTQEVSTEKEGSFGELPSDFATPLALVINELVTNAVEHGLSDRKGTVWLSAARQRGAYAEEILTVTVADDGAGLPPEPRREGLGLQIVRTLVQSELDGTIEWSARPGGGTEVRIEMGLDNESRRS; encoded by the coding sequence GTGGCGATTTTCACCGACCCCATCAAGGACCATGCCGACTTTGGGCCGGGGGACGCGGAATGGCTGCACCTCCTGGTCGGCGACTGGCAACTGGTCGCCGACCTGGCGTTCTCCGATTTGGCGCTCTGGTTTCCAGTTCCAGACGGCAGCTACGTGGCTTTGGCGCACGCCCGCCCCTCGACGTCGCACACTGTCTTCCACAGTGACTTCGTCGGGGAGCGGATCCGTGCCGATCTGCAGCCACTGGTGGACAAGGCCTGGACCAGCCAGGTCATCGAACGTTCACCCGAAACAAACTGGACGGCCGAGACAGCCATGCGGGTGGAGGCCATTCCGTTTGTCCGCAACGGCAGAACCCTTGCCGTGGTCACCAGCCACATGGATTTGTCCTCCTCCCGGATGCCTTCGCGCCTGGAACTGACTTATCGGCAGTGTGCCTATGACCTGCTGCGGATGGGCACCCTGGGGCTCTGGCCGGATTTCGCCACCCCCACCGGCTCACGCCGCGGCGCCCCGCGCGTCGGGGACGGACTGATCCGGATGGATGCCGACGGCATTGTGCAGTATGCCTCACCCAATGGCGTCTCTGCCTTCCGCCGGCTGGGGGAGATGGAGAGCCTGGAAGGCCGTGCCCTGGCCGAAATCACCACCGCATTGCTCAAGGACCGCCGCATGGTGGACGAGACCCTGCCGCTGGTGGTGACCGGCCGCATGCCGTGGCGCACCGAGATTGAGTCGCGTGGAGTAAGCCTCTCCCTGCGGGCCATCCCGCTGCGTGACGAGAAGGAACGTTTCGGTGCCTTGGTGCTGTGCCGGGATGTGTCCGAGCTGCGCCGCCGGGAAATGGAACTGGTGTCCAAGGACGCCACCATCCGTGAGATTCACCACCGCGTCAAGAACAACCTGCAAACCGTGGCGGCCCTGCTGCGGATGCAGTCGCGGCGGATGGAAAGCGAAGAGGGGAAGCAGGGGCTGGCACAGGCCATGCGGCGGGTGGCCACCATTGCGCTGGTTCACGAAACGCTGTCCCAGGGACTGACGCAGAACGTGAACTTTGACGAGCTCATCGACCGGCAGTTCCGGCTCGCCGCAGAAGTCGCTTCGCCAACCCAGGAGGTGAGCACCGAAAAGGAAGGATCATTCGGAGAGCTGCCCAGTGATTTTGCCACGCCGCTGGCGCTGGTGATCAATGAACTGGTAACCAACGCCGTCGAGCACGGACTCTCGGACCGCAAGGGCACGGTATGGCTCAGCGCCGCTCGGCAAAGGGGAGCCTACGCCGAGGAAATCCTTACGGTCACAGTGGCCGACGACGGCGCCGGGCTGCCGCCTGAACCGCGGCGGGAGGGGCTGGGGCTTCAAATTGTGCGCACTCTGGTCCAGAGCGAGCTGGACGGCACCATTGAATGGTCTGCGCGTCCGGGCGGAGGCACTGAAGTCCGGATTGAAATGGGACTGGACAATGAATCCCGCAGGAGCTGA